TCTGCATTTATGGATTTGTCAAGAAAGTGTTCTATAATATGCCAGCAAGCTAGCACAATAAAATGAAACAGAGAGCAATGCCTATGATCTGTCTAACGCAAGGGTCTCCAacactggtcctggagagcccctatctaGCAGGTTTTAGAGCTGcttttacatcatcagtggctaaagatctggaacacctgttaatcttgactaattaagccaataattggttcaattaagtaactgagagattggttgaaatgaaaaccagcagccgtAGTAGCTCTCCAGGGCCAAGGTTGGAAACCCCTGGTCTAATGACAAGtataatttttttataaaataataattattataaaccatgatatatattattgtggcagttttggtggtggttggcaaaGATgaggttaattcctatccctgccatatacatgtgagaatgtggctgttcccaaataagatcattggtgttaattgggaacagcccaTTAAAGAGGACTGCCAGGGAGATGGTACTGTGTGGTCAGCCAACGAGTGGTGTGTGTCCAGAAAATAAGGTATTGTGTAGTCGTACCTGAAGTATATGCGTGTGACCGATGGTGTAAAAAGCGGAGTGTTTTTTGTTGGGTAAGAGCACAAGGAGGAGCTACGGGCTACAGCtaagggggaggaggtgaagaGACCACCAACCCTGCGTGTCAATAGGTCAGGTCCCTTGCCCCGCACTTCTAGACACCCTGTCGTTGTGTCCGGACCTCCTGTTGCTGGGACGAGATCCGAGGTCGATGCACCACCAGGCAGAGTTCTTCGCCTGGTCTCCTACAGCGCTCCCCCTGAAACTCCAGATGTAACAAGCAGCCTTTAACGCATGCCAATTATAAGGTGCcagatttttaaaacataaattgcTGTTCCAAAttcatgtatatatttaaaggaaATTCCATAACAGAAAAGCCACTTGACAGCATCGTAAACATAGGTGTTTTCCAAATACATACACTTTAGTAATTTGTAAGAATTATACTCTCATTCAGAATCTGTAATCACAATTTCATTAAATTGCAAAAGAACCAGAAATAACCATAACATTCTTTGAAACCTGTTCTTATATTTATAGTTTCCCCCgatacaaaaacacaacaaaaccccACATTCACAACGTAGCCTTGACTTACACACAcatctctccccctccccctccctctgtgTCCTGATTCAAAATGCTGACCTTATTCACTGATCATGTctctctgtcacactctacatggtgaacatgataacttcCTTGAATTTTCACGAACCATCCAACCTTATTGCATAGTACAGACCAGGGTTGCATTCGGTTAAAATCTGTTTTCTACTAATTTACGAGGATCCTCCCTTTTTGTGTGTgcgctggtaaaaaaaaaaaaaaaaattaagaattcACATGCACAATTTGCCAGAAACGAAGTCAGATCATTTTTCCCCctccttcttttttcttttttagttccACATTCTGAACAGTTGTCGAAGTGCAGGCAGTGACACAAGAAGTTCTGAAATATCACGGTTATATGCTTATATGCTGACTCAGTCCTTAAAAACACTTCCCCTAAActatttattaacacaaataatGTGTGAAGCAtggctatactgtacagtacactgtataatggtggctgtgtggtccggtggttaaagaaaggggcttgtaaccaggaggtcccgggttcaaatcctggctcactcagaCTCAtagtgtgaccttgagcaagtcacttaatctccttgtgctcccgtcttttcgggtgagacgttgtaagtgactctgcagctgatgcatatttcacacaccctagtctctgtaagtcaccttggataaaggcatctgctgaaataaacaaataaatattaactAGCAGTTATAAATCACCAAGCTGCAAGGGCAGGAAGATGCCCCCCTCTCTCCATCAAGAACCAGAGATTGTGGTTAAAGATGTGGGAGGAGCAATGATTGTGGCTCGCCTGGGGAGCTGGTTCTTGCACAGTTTAACTGCTTCATTACTGAGCTGCCTTTATTCTCCTCCCTTGCAGGTTGGAGCCTGCTGCTACGTGGAGTGCTCAGCTTTAACACAGAAAGGCCTGAAGGCTGTGTTCGACGAAGCCATCATCGCTATCCTGACCCCAAAGAAAAACGCTCTGAAAAAGAGACTGGGCTCCACATGCATAAACTGCTGCTTGATTACGTGAGGACTGAAAAGAAAGACACAGGAGGGCATGAGGAGACTGGATTTGCCAAACAGGGTCTTTGTGGAAGGTCTCCTGTAGTATCAGTGAACGGTGCTGCAGCAATACCAGAGCAGCTTTATATGAGAATCTGCACAAACATCATTAAAGCAGGAATCCATCACAGCGCAGCACGCTACATTCATGCATACAAAGACGTTTATTTCCTTTACAAGTACACCACAGGCgcggtttttttttattccagtaaaGCAGACACAAGCACATTATATAGGCAAGCCATCAGCCTTGAAACAGACTCCATTGACCGGTAGGGACttgttttcaatataaataataaatcagcTTTATTGTCTGCAAGACTGCTACAAATGTGCTTGGTCCACTGCTGCTACAGTGGAGAGGATGGACTGACGAACATGATCACCCTGCTTCACACTCTTGAAATTGGACAGCAACGTGGCCCAGGCTGCATGTATCGGGACCCCCAGCATCTCTGATCAGCCGCCACCTTGCCTTGTTTACTTGCTTTTGTACGTCAGCTGCTTCCTGTGCCAATGTATCCAAATCGGTGCGATGAAGAGTCCGGCCACAAAGCCAAGAGTTGCTCCGAGCGTACAAGAAATAGGCCAGACCTGTGTGAATAGAAGAATAGACAGATACATACAGAGATCCTGTGAGATGAGCACAACTCTTAATTTTAGCCTTTAACAAGATCTCTTTTCTATTTTAACCCGCTGTTGCTTTTTTCCTTGAGTAATTTTTGATGCTGCCGTGTAACAACTTAATGACACTTTGAATGACTTACGAATCAACCTGTGATTTTCTACAGCTCTATGAAGCAGTTTCTTCTCCCCCTCCCATTTAGAGGCCTGAAAAAGCCACTTGAACACGAAGAGACTGTATTGCAGCAGGTTctaagggagggaggggaggacgGGCTAAAATGCTATCTGCCTTCTGAATAAAATGCAACCTGCTTATAAAATGACGATACACAGAGTAACCATGGCAACACTAATTGCtgtctagtttttgttttttgatgcaCATTTAATGCAATGAAGTCTTTTGGAGTGGTGACACGATTTCAGCTGCACAGATAAATGACCTGaccttttgtctttttttcctaGGAAGCGTACAATTCCTAATAAAAGCCCTATGCCATTTtattacgtgtttttttttcttcttttactgGAACCCTGTGACAACTAGATAATTCAGCAAGCGTCTGAGGCACAGTTTGTGTTGCAGCCTCTGGTATCCCTCAAGGCAAAGGTCACACTACAGTAAAGGTCATTCACATTGTTGCTGTCGTCATACCGATAAGCCAGCAGACAGTCTTTCATGGCCTTTAACCATGTGGCAGGGTTTCAGTCATACAGCAAGCACCCTCTCCCACATTGAATTCAGTGTAGTTGCAGTGTGCTGTAATGCAGAGgtgtaaaacataataataaaaaaggctcaGAACCTCATCCAATTCAGAGACCTACATAATACAGTGCAGCAAAAATGTAGATAACCAGTAATGTAATGTgttcattgttatttaatatatatccCCGTCAGTTCCGTTCATAACCAAAAGCTTAAGAAGTTCTTGTTTCTCTGACTTTTGCCCTGAAACGCACTAGACATAGACTTGCATTTTTCCCAGGTTGCGGAGTGGACTTTGAAGCCCCAGTGATCCGAATAAAGACGCATAAGGCTTTCGTCTATAGCCCTGATATTTGCCCTGTTAAGATGCTATTTAACATTGTAGGCATAGATCTCCTATACTGTAAATGCCTAATATTATGCTTATTAGACACAATCTTGACccataggaggcagtgtggtccagtggttaaagtccacagcttgtaaccagaaggtcactggttcaaatcccacctctaccactgattgactcaatgtgtgaccctgaccaagtcacttaacctccttgtgctctagcctgtggatgagatgttaaatcaatgtcctattgttagtgactctgcatataatgcacagttcacagcctgtctctgtaaagagctttgtgatggtggtccactatgaaaggcgctacataaaaatagatgataataatattgtaatgatCCCGTCAGTCCACTTAAATTATGTTGCCCCGAGGGCTACCCATTTAACCCTAGGTTCTGGTTTGCTCCCCTGAGATGAGTTGTCAGACCTGAAGGCAGATCATTCAGCAGCAGAAACTCAGACCTCATTTTCCTCCGCACACTACAGCTATAAAACGACAGCTCTGTTTGCAGTGCTATAAGTTAGTGATGAAGTGAACACTGCTGCTTTAAAGCTATGCTATTCCCTTTTGGCCTCCTACATGCCTTCATTGGAACAGTATTAAAGTAGAACGAGAAAGCCATCATGAAGTAGCGTTGCAACATGTCCCTCGCTACAACCAGGTGTCTGTTTTCATTTCTCTTGGGAGGAAAAATGAGGAAATAAGATAACGTCACGCCAAGACTGCACACTGGCTTCTCGCTGAGGCTTTTCTTTTGACCCTTGTGTTCAGACGCTGCGTTTTATTGCTCATTAAGCACTCTAAAGTGCAAGGCAACAGAGGAGGGGAGCAGTCAGCACCGACCGTACCCTTGTTTTATTGTGTCTTCAGTTCAAAGACAGGAATGAGTCGTGTGCTAATCAAGGGGCTCTATTAATTTAGTCAATTTAgggtattgtttttaaaccccaaAATGACAGTACTGCACAGCAAGTGGCTTTCTGTTCCATCTACAGAGAGCTTGGCacagttcataaaaaaaaagaaaatcattattTTCCAAAAGCTGAAATTAGCAATAGGAGCCAACAGCGTCTCTCTCATTCCCCTATGGCACACATTGAAGCTATTGCTTCTTTTACATGTTTGGCTGGTTTAGACAAACAGAGCAACACTCAAAACACAAATAACTGTATGAACATTGATTCATATCCATGTTCTACAACAAATAACTGTATGAACATTGATTCATATCCATATGTTCTACAACAACGGCATCAACTTTGCAACTGTCATACACTACAATTTAGACGTGATCTGCAAGGTCAGATGTGATCTAATGCAGTTTGAATGGCTGAGTAGAGGCCAGTGACAATCACAGATTCGAAACACACATCCTGTTATTAGGTGTCCCTAAACAGGGGGGAGGGGAGATTACCTAGAGGTCAGACGTGATCTAATTCAGTTTGAATGGCTGAGTAGAGACCAATGACAGATTTGAAACACAAGTCCTGTTATTAGGTGTCCCTAAACAGGGAAGGGGGGGCACAGGCATTTATGCATTAGTACAACCACATAACAATCACTGCTGTATATCAAGTTTTGGAACAAAGGAAAGCAATAATTTGGTCTGTATTGGTCTATTCTTTGTAACTCAGAGTGTGTGCTTCAGTGTTTTTTCTTCTCTCTTGAAGTTGTGTTAAAATGTAATTGGATACAATATTAATGTACCAGCATACCACAAACCTCTGTTGCTCAGACTACCCTCCACGTTACTAACTTAGTTTGAAACCAATGTCTTCCAATATACTGACTCCGAATAGACAAAAGATCTCATAAACAGCTACTTGAACAAAGAGTGAAAACAATCAGACCGTAATCCCCGACAGTGTAATGGGAGGGAGCGGATTTCTTTGATATACTGTGTGCTGTAAGGCAGCAATTTTCTTCCACAGCGTCTGTGCTCATTGACTGATTGCTATGTGGCCACGAGGAAGATTTGGTCACCGACAGTTCCTGAGTcttggttttttgtttgttttatttgttagtttttttcaCCCAATATCTACCTGAAGACTTTAAAGCAAACAACATCCAGCAAGATCATCCCTGTGGTTATGCTATGAAGTGATTTTCAAGTTGTGGGAGAGAAGAGCCAGCTGGTAAATCTGATCATTTCACATGTGCAGCTTGGCAGCAGATTGTCTCTTCAAACCCCTGTCCTGCCCCTACAGAGCTGGCTGGCACAGCAGTACACTCAGTGCCAGGCTTGGTATGTGCCCCTGAACACTGCCCAACTGCTGCCAAGTCCGATCAGTGGACGCACTACTGGACTTCAACTTAAAAGGCACTTTTTTTAGGTTAATCCCTGAAGGACAAATTGGCGATTTAAACAGCagttgagattattattatttaaaatcaattaaaaagggGCCTCCTTGGCCTTTTTGTATACCAACACAAAACTCTCCAGATTGATTTCTGAAACAGCAGTGGTATTTAGGTATGTAGCTGTTTTGTTAAAGGTAAACAACATGCTTACTttgtttattctaaataacccaagaaataatcacaggtacaaattcAGAAACCtactatataacttttttttcccccaaaaacaaaTGGagtcaccaaaagtggttgaaaatacaacaGTAGTGATCAAATCCAAATAAACTACaactacaattacattgtaactgcactcCTGTTCAGTTCCTTGatttcatctgtgtgtgtgtgtcttacctGCCAGGGTCGCTCCCAGTCCAGGGGGATAGGAAATGCTCCCAGCCAGGCTCCAATGACACTGCTGGCTGTGGTGATCTGCAGACTGGTATCCCAGATCGACATTGCCCTGCAATCACAAAGCAATGCCGTTTATTCATAATGAACACAGGGTTAAAGGAGTATTCATAATTTCCATCTTAACTTTTgggccatttttttgttttctatgtttGATAAAGCATTGccttaataattattttttaaatgttctattaaggctgttttaatttgttaaataAGATTTGGTATTTCTAAACCCTTTTCAAATGTTTCATTGGAGTGTTTAGAGTTTAATCTTGAGATTCActtgaaaaaatgcaatatgtgtttttttttaggtcggatcatcctcaaagacctcattccgaaAGGAAATACATTGTTTCTGAATCTCATTAGCTAGTTTATTTGATATGTGTCAATTCTGTAAACATTCCGAATCAGCTGGAGCTgtatctaagactttggggacgcatattgaaataacacagtgctgctataattgtgggtggGTCCCTTCAatagttggaaatgagaacaactccgtcatgggttttcttttccccactgatatatatatatatatataaaatctagtTCAAATTGctcaacataaataaatatatcacaaTGACTCAAATGTATGTTGGAACAAGAACACTTACTGAACCttttgtaatgaaaataaaagcaCTCAAAACAAATGTAATGATTTTTGTGTTTAAGCAAAGAGAGTTTCACTTGTACAGATACATAAACAAAGTGTAGATCAGCTCAATTTACTGAAAGACTTCTAAAGGAATTCCAACTACTAAACAATATAAATTATGAGCTGTTAACATGCACTGTTAGAAAGCAGCTTGCTCTACTCTGACACGCAGTGCTGCTGAGGAAGGACTAAGGGAAACATTCACAgctcatttcttttcattgttttatttggcTCCTGTTTAATAAAACTGAAGTGTTTTGCCCCCAATCCATgctaattatatatacacactactggtcaaaagttttagaacacctccatttttccagtttttattgaaatttatgcaatttaatgtctcaatgtactctgaaattaaagcatagaacaaataaacaattggagataaaaaagaaatcatggaatcgttttgtttaacaaaatttaatctaaatttttgactcatcaaagtagccaccttttgcagatataacagccgaacacactcgtggcattctttctacaatggaaatcaaatattgttcggaaagttcttcccaacactgttgcagaagttcccacaaatgtgttgcacttgtaggttgctttgctttcacccttctgtccagttcatcccaaaccagctcgatggggtttaagtctggagactgtgctggccatgccatgatttgaagcctactgtcttgttgttttcttctaaggtagttctgacatagcctggaggtatgttttgggtcattatcttgctgtaggatgaacccctgaccaactaggtgtataccagagggaattgcatggcgctgcaaaatgctgtggtagcagttttggttcagggtgccactcactcggtgcaagtcgccgactctggatccagcaaaagagccccagaccatcacgcttcctcctccatgtttgacagttggtgtcacacaccgaggaaccatccttttgcctactcgacggcgtacaaaaaccctgcgtgatgaaccgaagatttcaaattttgattcatcggtccataagaccttcttccagtcttcagtagtccactggcggtgcttcatggcccaggcaagcctctttttcttattttgccatcttagcaatggctttcttactgccactcgacctgtcaaacctgcagctcgaagtcttctcttcacagttgaaactgagacttgcttacttccaccagtgttaagctgtgcttgaagctgttgtccggtgagccgcctatcacgctagctgttgactctcagaaacttgtcttctgattctgttgtggctttgggtctgccagacctcttcctgtcagtttcctccagtttacaagtgccttttgatggtgtaggaaaccgtactcactgacaccttggctttctttgcaatttctctaaaggaaagacctacacttttaagggttataatggtctgtctgtcttcctttgttaattgcctttttctcgccgttatgagagcaatatactacttcctgcagtacaatactgtccaaataatgcttaagagggtgtagtaacacagtctgttctgtaagtaatcaacaaaagttgggacacctgtaggaattgttagcatcaactttcaaggcttaatttacttccattgctgcagaacagctgtaagttgttaacccattacttgttccctgaaaaaggccttttttgtataactctgaaatgtacattatttttaagtttttggtaacctaaacttttttttttaacctctggcagtttactgcttacctttgtaccatttcaggttattcactggacttgaactgcttaaatttcaataaaaactggaaaaatgggggtgttctaaaacttttgaccggtagtgtatgtatgtatgtatgtatatatatatatatatatatatctggtgGCGTGCGATTCTTAGAAAAGAaactatgctttacaaatgcagttgtttttttacccaCCGCAGCCTCAGGAATAAAGGGAAGTGATCTTAAAAGTAAAGCCCTGCTGTAATCCTCTTGTATTCCAGTGCCATTCATAAATCAAACAcaacataatatttaaaacaaagtaaaagTGACACTTTACTGGTGTTTATTCTCTTCTTATCTCTTATGGGGTGCTCTGAATCGTCCATGAGGTTGTCCTCATTGTCACATTTCCAAAATGTTTTGTACTTTAGCTTTTTCCTGCCGATTTACATTTAACTCAGTAATATTCAGGAAATACCAATTAGAAATGCAGGCAGTGCGCAAGCATGACACCTAGTGACCATTTTGAAAGCAACATATTTGTTCCCTATGTTTTGGACAGTAGGGGTTTTACCGGGCTGCATGGGAGTGTTTTCAGTCTGTGTTGTACAGGAGCTTCTTGGTTGAACACTCCTGTTGAAAGCTGTACAAGAAGAACATACCCATTTCTGCTGAACACCCGAATCCAGGCCTGAACATTGGGACCCAGTATACAGAGGCAGCGCAGAGTTGTGAAGGTGGACAgcaagacagcaaaggaaaacgTCTCCGAAGCCGACCTGAAAAAACAAGGCACATGTCCGCACGAGGGATCCTTCTGCAAGCAATTACCCCAAGAACAAGCGCATTTAAAGGGATGCTGGATGTCTGTAATATTTCATTTATGACCCGTTTAAAAGAGATCATTTATATGCTCTACATTTCTTACATATGCCATTTCTTTCTCTTTATATTATTTCACATTCCTCTTGCATTTTATGGTGTTGAAATCAATCAGAGGGGTTCTTGGTTTATGTTGTTCCCATACTGAGCAATTAGCATTCTTCTCTAAATCTGCCATTACTCCGAGtgccgggactgaacagccttgaCCATTCCACTCACACCATGTGACTTAAATAATTTAGCACTGCTAGTCCCACTTGCTCTCCAATTtcggagcaacagaacccagaaccacgaAGAATGACAACATCATAAAACAGTAAgggcaatataaaaaaaaatgctctttaATTTCTTATACCTTTCAACATGAATCCAGACAGACCTCTTTCAGCGTTTTGTAAAAACTATTTATTCTACACTAAAGGGGCAACAAAAAGCAGAACAATCCAGAGCAGATGAGCTCTTTGTTTAACAAAAGGCTCCCAGACCCGAGTCGTACTTACTCAAGCAACGGGGCTCCATACAAGACAACAATCCCATGGAAAAGCAGGCaggaaaacataaaatacagacatGATTTGGAGACTTTAGTCACCTGAAACAAATGAGAAAAATAAACATATAGTATAAAACAAATATCTAAAATTGGAAAAGTAGTTCTAAATCTGAAGCCACAAAATGTTACAACACATGCTACACACAGTGTATTCCATCCAGAACAACTGGAGTCACAGACCCTCACAAGCACAACTCTTGGCCTGACATATTTTACCTTAGACAGGTAATTCAAGATTAGTGGGGTCTGTAACAACCATCCCTCTTTCCTAAGATATACATTACAATATGACAAAGAAAATGAGTATATTCTTATAGAAACTTTTCAACGTGAAATGCATCATGTACATAAGGTTTGATTGGATGCACAAATCATCTATGGCATTAACAGTACTATTGATATAAATTATTACAGGAAACCTGGAGAAATGATTTGACAAGCATTCCGACTAGAAGACACCGAGAAACACTGCTAGCCGAAACGTTAATCTATGGATATAAAAACAGTTTGGAGTAAAGGTAAAACATTGAATGTATCAGTTTCTCATGAACCCCAATTACTTCTTCAAAAAACCTAATGCAAGTCCAATCTCCACCATTGGATCACTTTGCAGGAACTGACTATTGCTTACTGTGTCAAAGTGGACAGGTTATGCTTTTAAACTGCCTCATGCTGGCACTGTTAACAATGGAGCTGTTTATTGTACTATCTTGAATAAAGATTTCAATATAAAGCTGTGCAGTTGGGTCAGTTATGAGTGGAAGCAGGTGCAGTCCCAGGTTCTCACCTTGTAACTCAGTGTATTCTTCTTGGCTGGAGGGCTGACCCCCAGCAGTGTGTAGATAGCTATGTTGACAGCAGCCACGCCCACAGTGCAGATATACAGCCACACCATGTGAGTGCCGTACACAGAGT
This sequence is a window from Acipenser ruthenus chromosome 6, fAciRut3.2 maternal haplotype, whole genome shotgun sequence. Protein-coding genes within it:
- the LOC117411054 gene encoding phosphatidylinositol-glycan biosynthesis class F protein-like gives rise to the protein MKDIAIKGMVLAHCIIAVSIVMATIVPAVLLDDYSVYGTHMVWLYICTVGVAAVNIAIYTLLGVSPPAKKNTLSYKVTKVSKSCLYFMFSCLLFHGIVVLYGAPLLESASETFSFAVLLSTFTTLRCLCILGPNVQAWIRVFSRNGAMSIWDTSLQITTASSVIGAWLGAFPIPLDWERPWQVWPISCTLGATLGFVAGLFIAPIWIHWHRKQLTYKSK